In bacterium, a single window of DNA contains:
- a CDS encoding sigma-54 dependent transcriptional regulator — translation MNIDQSMTGSSSQVTTDYIPLREPIDLRAGRIASNGESSLRILLVDDEEIVHQTLGPYLRDCGHHVENAWEGSTALELIEAKEYDLALVDIRMPGMDGLSVLSAMGEVRPELSAVIITGHGNMETVIQALRLGAADFLTKPVKLLELDAVLEKSMRIRYLRQGQRRLRETIRGMQASEEIRLGNRYLVGVSQAIDEVRRQIHLAVKARCEIILISGETGTGKEIAAREIHFRSAGDDRPFIAVNCPTLPESLVESELFGHVKGAFSGAAADKAGYFELAEGGTLFLDEISDLSPQVQARLLRVLEARKLRRIGGSKETGINVRVIASTSMPLEELIVSPRFRRDFFYRLNVFTIKILPLRERCPDIIPLAEHFLSTYRASRSLRISGFSQEAKDMLVSYSFPGNARELRNIVERAAILCRSGLIEPKHLGLPES, via the coding sequence ATGAACATAGATCAGAGCATGACAGGCTCCTCATCACAGGTCACAACAGATTATATTCCTCTCCGGGAACCGATTGATCTCAGAGCAGGGAGGATAGCTTCGAATGGGGAATCCTCTCTGCGCATTCTCCTGGTTGACGATGAGGAAATCGTCCACCAGACCCTGGGACCATACCTTCGGGACTGCGGGCACCATGTGGAAAATGCCTGGGAAGGCAGCACTGCTTTGGAGTTGATCGAGGCCAAAGAGTATGACCTTGCTCTTGTCGATATCAGAATGCCGGGCATGGACGGTCTCTCGGTGCTGTCGGCCATGGGGGAGGTCCGCCCTGAACTGTCTGCGGTCATTATTACCGGGCACGGAAACATGGAAACCGTCATTCAGGCCCTGAGACTGGGGGCGGCGGATTTTCTCACTAAACCGGTCAAATTGCTTGAGCTGGATGCAGTGCTGGAAAAGTCGATGCGGATCCGCTACCTGCGTCAGGGCCAGCGTCGGTTGCGGGAAACCATCAGGGGCATGCAGGCCTCGGAGGAGATCCGCCTCGGAAACCGCTATCTGGTTGGAGTCAGCCAGGCCATTGACGAGGTGCGCAGGCAGATTCATCTGGCAGTCAAGGCCCGGTGCGAGATCATTCTGATCAGCGGAGAGACCGGCACCGGCAAGGAGATTGCCGCCCGGGAGATCCACTTCCGGAGCGCAGGCGACGACCGGCCCTTTATCGCCGTAAACTGTCCGACCCTGCCTGAATCCCTCGTTGAGAGCGAGCTGTTTGGCCATGTCAAGGGCGCATTCTCCGGTGCTGCCGCGGACAAGGCAGGCTATTTCGAGCTGGCCGAGGGTGGCACCCTCTTTCTGGATGAAATCTCAGACCTCAGCCCGCAAGTCCAGGCCAGGCTCCTTCGGGTGCTGGAGGCCCGAAAGCTGCGGCGGATCGGAGGATCGAAGGAAACCGGCATTAATGTCCGGGTGATCGCCTCGACCAGTATGCCCCTGGAGGAGCTGATAGTTTCACCTCGGTTTCGGAGGGACTTTTTCTACCGCCTGAATGTATTTACCATCAAAATCCTGCCCCTCCGGGAACGCTGCCCGGATATCATCCCCCTGGCCGAGCATTTCCTGTCAACCTACCGGGCGAGCCGAAGCCTTCGCATCAGCGGCTTTTCGCAGGAGGCAAAGGATATGCTGGTTAGCTACAGCTTTCCCGGTAATGCCAGGGAGCTTCGCAATATCGTCGAGCGGGCAGCGATACTGTGCCGGTCAGGGCTGATCGAGCCAAAACACCTTGGGCTGCCGGAGAGCTAG
- a CDS encoding AAA-like domain-containing protein: MENTIPFKYTGPLDPEYDGLISITRQDELTEMIKGVSNHTYYALVGPRQTGKTTLLFQLMQEIATSLPGFQGLYLTLEDLVKVKYQDFYKNLARKIISSLSNRYQIQPASLREQYKQVETNLDLKDFLLDLARARLGPQSSDECIEFEAREHKGVKFVLLIDEIDAIPHDIMIEFVKTVRSIFIERLSVAGFKAYTMVLCGSADLASLTYGKTSPFNISKVIYLRDFTFEEIREWTSRIFHHYQISQPESFARRLFDETMGHPYLTQMLCFRIFKRLWQEDRHEVTQDDFQEVDQIITGGDINLLTTLERIKGDEILKEMTLKILRGEPIRYSRTHDIIYHLELAGAIRRNNEYCQIRNLIYEKFLKQHFNLIEPGPSLARAAIGM, encoded by the coding sequence ATGGAAAACACGATTCCCTTCAAGTACACCGGTCCGTTGGATCCTGAGTACGACGGCCTGATCAGCATCACCCGGCAGGATGAGCTGACCGAGATGATCAAAGGGGTGAGCAATCATACCTATTATGCTCTGGTCGGACCGCGGCAGACAGGAAAAACGACCCTTCTTTTCCAGCTTATGCAGGAAATTGCCACCAGTTTACCCGGTTTTCAGGGGCTTTACCTGACCCTGGAGGATCTGGTCAAGGTCAAATACCAGGACTTTTACAAAAACCTTGCCCGCAAGATCATCAGCTCACTTTCAAACCGATATCAGATCCAGCCAGCCTCGCTCAGGGAGCAATACAAACAGGTCGAAACCAACCTGGACCTGAAGGATTTTCTCCTTGATTTAGCCAGGGCCAGGCTGGGGCCGCAGAGTTCGGATGAATGTATCGAATTCGAAGCCAGAGAGCATAAGGGAGTAAAGTTCGTCCTCCTGATCGATGAGATTGACGCCATTCCCCATGATATCATGATCGAATTTGTCAAAACCGTCCGGTCCATTTTTATCGAGCGGCTCTCGGTAGCCGGTTTCAAGGCTTACACTATGGTCCTGTGCGGATCGGCTGATCTTGCCTCTTTGACCTATGGCAAAACCTCGCCGTTTAATATCAGCAAGGTCATTTATCTGCGAGATTTCACCTTTGAGGAGATCCGGGAGTGGACTAGCCGGATATTCCACCATTACCAGATCTCGCAGCCTGAATCCTTTGCCCGGCGGTTGTTCGACGAGACCATGGGACATCCCTACCTCACCCAGATGCTCTGCTTCAGGATTTTCAAGCGTCTTTGGCAGGAGGACCGTCATGAGGTCACCCAGGACGATTTTCAGGAGGTTGACCAGATTATTACCGGAGGGGACATTAATCTCCTTACTACCCTGGAAAGGATCAAGGGAGATGAAATACTGAAGGAGATGACCTTGAAGATTTTACGGGGTGAACCCATCCGGTATTCACGGACCCATGACATCATCTATCATCTTGAGCTGGCGGGAGCCATCCGGCGAAACAACGAATATTGCCAGATAAGAAACCTCATCTATGAAAAATTTTTAAAACAGCATTTTAATCTCATCGAGCCCGGCCCATCGTTAGCCAGGGCTGCGATCGGGATGTAA
- a CDS encoding AAA family ATPase, which translates to MKRMHTTDREYDACPGKEPRQALKDLLRLAETKLDLVWRFEAGEEITSLCVAHYTRHDKPQNQVIVGSKDSCVYSLSIDKELLWKFCAQDEILALCTSDLTRDGSEEIVVGSKDHHIYILDPEGGLIKDYLCDGPVKAVTVARGEGEDSIVIAGSSNGYIYFFGYGDGTQWKYYCGDNCRVTGLCVASLGENKESVVAITNRGDVIILDYQEKKVLRRVKKPGSLYAVIAQDIDNDGTNEIIVSSDSCCVYALNNYGREKWRFRTKDSVYSIHCCDIDIDNRFEVVIGTRDDYVYVLDAEGRYEWKYKTDHNVWSIYSAPFSQQMKFCDLFAGLSNRMVYYYRLRDWRHYANKIDEFYTKLLSTGKEEWEVLESFSRDEDEYLRQFAAQKLVTLANGHSLNQNILLCLRNMLKDHSPKVRAAAVKSMVSLSEYNPDLVVRILSTETFEQDEQVRLKIIQGMSSIALNASTRRGDIFNHLQRLSQQWEQIDRKAIINLFDVAQTEFITGNLNEALIDFQFLADRGIDLVSKYKTDGYVCSLTCGDLNQGSSSIIAVASRNNHLYIFDQRGKLKWDRSTETYVQGIFIEDVDNDDHPEVVVGEANGTFQFFSENGEEKGRFCFPNQVNDFYPVKDRRGKVDGLVIGTQDGMVYYLDSSWQEKWRFQTRTCVLSVFADDIDRDGYPEIAVSTLHGHLFLLDRKGGVRWERNFQSDIRAINSLREEDVDLIIGTRSWKIYALDARGNIKWLQSSDQVINRIWVSQIHDAKRIMVATQGASLLVLDARGNRVGKVETFANITALACADINRDGQKEIILGSQDDHVYIYQFIDRQTVDAYIKRCRELSEILGKKLSFARNDILRLIKVNFEGRDRKDKVVLVGYLGSGKTNILWQISSGAIGERYLPVYINLHYARLDSLGDFIWDFAEKITKELFRKGIYPSCPSKPDFSDNCLEVFRTFFRGLSAQLEEKILLILFDDFDCLQTEVTSENISHDVFHLFEEMIDTGKCYFVLTASSYDFDLERKSGNTFLSNALIKDVNFVDRFSVQQELFRQLGEDLEDREEVVNRILEITGSHAHYLQIAFNIISAYLDRTRKNRLTNKDWADLYFRIMEAIEAELLNPWETFLAWEKVVLSSLARLNPYGATITDIKKNLGLFTPLVSSHHLANVLKNLTRKSILNEIFTDRDIHYNFTISVFRDWIKKKTNPFQVISENAEAILQDVPLRLFYHQHRTCQHRKQMDLFLQTIGLDFKQWKVLATLSQKWAKLIDRKGEINKTALADFVRYFAKLLGFSVNEIIEYPKLSCFRFDTPALRLKKLAGMILAVPLTCKPDETDFQTLIGVIANLDAAPNTFMVLELEETGIFEKLVANSKLDLVLLDQERLKSIFLATSNYLQALIDDVILHYVDFVDLSPYETMGPVDSMFFGRLEEIKTMRQLSHKSFAIIGSRQLGKTSLMLKVRNLICHDTKIKTLFLDCSTYYDPLTLCQAIIDGICHERKAVIDSLADFKRIIHEICQKEVKLALFLDEIDTLLSIDKEQNELLFKTFRALSQENAISLIVAGYEELSIRTKDIKSPLFNYLELIRLSSLDKRAAAQLITEPIKELGIRLQDEKALVEEICEISSCFPNLIQFICKRLIQLIASQKRRVIYPTDLAQVKRDPDFQDYLLSRFFTNLTPLGKIITLLLAGRQEMPASLIDEKLRQNNIYLSMLELSEEIDRLIIASVFSRTKQGLRFSLPYFSQVLAQNMEKELLLKQLFREVHNGKHDSLQVHRSVGS; encoded by the coding sequence ATGAAAAGAATGCACACCACGGATAGGGAATATGATGCCTGCCCAGGTAAAGAACCCCGACAGGCGTTGAAAGACCTTTTACGCCTGGCTGAGACCAAGCTCGATCTCGTCTGGCGTTTTGAAGCAGGAGAGGAGATTACCAGCCTCTGCGTTGCTCATTATACGAGACACGATAAGCCGCAAAATCAGGTTATCGTCGGCTCGAAAGACAGTTGTGTTTATTCGCTGTCCATTGATAAGGAGCTGTTATGGAAATTCTGTGCCCAGGATGAAATCCTGGCTCTGTGCACCTCGGACCTGACCCGTGACGGTTCAGAGGAAATCGTCGTTGGATCAAAGGACCATCACATCTATATCCTCGATCCGGAAGGCGGCCTGATAAAGGATTACCTGTGTGACGGCCCGGTGAAGGCGGTGACCGTAGCCAGAGGCGAGGGAGAGGACTCTATCGTCATCGCCGGATCTTCGAACGGCTATATCTACTTTTTCGGTTATGGGGATGGGACTCAGTGGAAATATTATTGTGGTGACAACTGCCGGGTCACCGGTCTGTGCGTAGCCTCTCTCGGAGAGAATAAGGAGAGTGTGGTAGCCATTACCAACCGGGGGGATGTCATTATCCTGGATTATCAGGAGAAAAAGGTTCTGCGCCGGGTCAAAAAGCCCGGTTCGCTCTATGCTGTCATAGCCCAGGATATCGATAATGACGGAACCAATGAAATCATCGTCAGTTCCGATTCCTGCTGTGTCTATGCCCTGAATAACTATGGCCGGGAGAAATGGCGGTTCAGGACCAAGGATTCCGTCTACTCGATTCACTGCTGCGACATTGATATTGACAACCGTTTCGAAGTTGTTATCGGCACCCGCGATGATTACGTGTACGTGCTCGATGCCGAAGGAAGATACGAGTGGAAATACAAGACCGACCATAATGTCTGGAGTATCTACAGTGCACCCTTCTCACAGCAGATGAAATTCTGCGATCTCTTTGCCGGTTTGAGCAACCGGATGGTCTATTACTACCGGCTGCGCGACTGGCGGCATTATGCCAACAAGATCGATGAGTTCTATACCAAACTGCTGAGTACCGGCAAAGAGGAATGGGAGGTTCTGGAAAGCTTCAGCAGGGATGAGGATGAGTACCTTCGGCAGTTTGCCGCTCAAAAGCTGGTGACCCTGGCCAATGGCCATTCCCTGAACCAGAATATCCTGCTCTGTTTGCGGAACATGTTGAAAGATCACTCTCCCAAGGTCAGGGCCGCTGCGGTGAAGAGCATGGTCAGCCTGTCGGAATATAACCCTGACCTGGTGGTCAGGATACTCTCGACCGAGACCTTCGAGCAGGATGAACAAGTGCGTCTCAAGATTATTCAGGGAATGTCTTCCATAGCCCTGAACGCATCCACCAGGAGAGGGGATATCTTTAATCATCTCCAGAGATTGAGCCAGCAGTGGGAGCAGATCGACCGCAAGGCGATCATTAATCTTTTCGACGTTGCCCAGACGGAATTTATCACCGGCAATCTGAACGAAGCCCTGATCGATTTCCAGTTCCTGGCGGACCGGGGGATCGACCTTGTTTCGAAATATAAGACCGACGGCTATGTCTGCTCGCTGACCTGCGGTGACCTGAACCAGGGCAGCAGCTCGATTATTGCCGTGGCTTCCCGGAACAACCATCTCTACATTTTCGATCAGCGGGGAAAGCTGAAATGGGACCGGTCAACGGAAACCTATGTCCAGGGAATCTTCATCGAGGATGTGGACAATGACGATCATCCTGAAGTCGTGGTCGGCGAGGCTAACGGGACCTTTCAGTTTTTCTCGGAAAATGGAGAGGAGAAGGGCAGATTTTGCTTTCCAAACCAGGTCAATGATTTTTACCCGGTCAAGGACAGGCGCGGAAAGGTCGATGGTCTGGTCATCGGAACCCAGGATGGCATGGTTTACTACCTTGATTCTTCCTGGCAGGAGAAGTGGCGCTTTCAGACCAGAACCTGCGTTTTAAGCGTTTTTGCGGATGATATCGATCGCGACGGCTATCCGGAGATAGCTGTCAGCACCCTGCATGGGCATCTCTTTTTACTGGACCGCAAAGGAGGAGTGCGCTGGGAAAGAAATTTCCAAAGTGATATCAGGGCCATTAATTCATTGCGGGAAGAGGATGTCGATCTGATCATCGGCACCCGGAGCTGGAAGATATATGCCCTCGATGCCAGGGGAAATATCAAGTGGCTGCAATCCAGTGATCAGGTGATCAACAGGATCTGGGTATCGCAGATTCATGATGCCAAACGGATCATGGTCGCAACCCAGGGTGCCTCGCTCCTGGTTCTGGATGCCAGGGGAAACCGGGTTGGAAAAGTGGAGACCTTTGCCAACATTACCGCCCTTGCCTGTGCCGATATCAACCGTGACGGACAGAAGGAAATCATTCTGGGTTCCCAGGATGATCATGTCTATATTTATCAGTTCATCGATCGCCAGACAGTGGATGCCTACATTAAACGATGCAGGGAATTATCCGAGATCCTGGGGAAAAAATTATCCTTCGCCAGAAACGATATTCTGCGGCTCATCAAGGTCAACTTTGAAGGACGGGATAGGAAGGACAAGGTTGTCCTGGTAGGCTACCTCGGTTCGGGGAAAACGAATATCCTCTGGCAGATCAGTTCCGGAGCTATCGGCGAGCGGTATCTGCCGGTCTATATCAACCTCCACTATGCCAGGCTCGACAGTCTGGGAGATTTTATCTGGGATTTTGCGGAAAAAATCACCAAAGAGCTTTTCCGGAAAGGAATTTATCCTTCCTGCCCATCCAAACCGGATTTTTCCGACAATTGCCTGGAGGTGTTCCGGACCTTTTTCCGGGGCCTTTCAGCTCAACTGGAGGAGAAAATACTCCTGATCCTGTTCGACGATTTCGATTGTCTGCAAACCGAGGTTACCAGCGAGAATATCAGCCACGATGTCTTCCATCTCTTCGAGGAGATGATCGATACCGGCAAGTGCTATTTTGTCCTGACCGCTTCCTCGTATGACTTCGACCTCGAACGAAAGAGTGGAAATACCTTTCTGAGCAATGCCCTGATCAAGGATGTTAACTTCGTTGACCGGTTCAGCGTCCAGCAGGAACTGTTCCGGCAACTGGGGGAGGATCTCGAAGACCGGGAGGAGGTGGTCAACAGGATCCTTGAAATTACCGGAAGCCATGCCCACTACCTTCAGATTGCCTTCAATATCATTTCAGCCTATCTTGACAGGACCAGGAAGAACCGTCTGACCAACAAGGACTGGGCCGATCTGTATTTCAGGATCATGGAGGCCATCGAGGCAGAGCTTCTCAATCCCTGGGAGACGTTCCTGGCCTGGGAAAAGGTGGTCCTCTCCTCTCTGGCCAGACTCAATCCCTACGGGGCAACCATCACGGATATCAAGAAGAACCTCGGCTTGTTCACTCCTCTGGTTTCCAGTCACCATCTGGCCAACGTCCTGAAGAACCTGACCAGAAAGTCCATCCTGAACGAAATATTCACTGACCGGGATATTCACTACAATTTTACGATCTCGGTTTTCCGTGACTGGATCAAGAAGAAGACCAATCCCTTTCAGGTCATCAGCGAGAATGCCGAAGCCATCTTGCAGGATGTCCCCTTAAGGCTGTTTTATCATCAGCACCGCACCTGCCAGCACAGAAAACAGATGGATCTTTTCTTACAGACTATTGGCCTTGATTTCAAACAGTGGAAGGTTTTGGCAACCTTATCGCAGAAATGGGCCAAGCTGATTGACCGCAAGGGTGAAATCAATAAGACGGCCCTGGCCGATTTTGTCCGCTATTTCGCCAAATTATTGGGTTTTTCAGTCAACGAGATTATCGAGTATCCCAAACTTTCCTGTTTCCGCTTCGACACACCGGCCCTTCGTCTCAAAAAGCTGGCTGGTATGATCCTGGCTGTTCCTCTGACCTGCAAGCCCGACGAAACTGACTTTCAGACCCTGATCGGCGTGATTGCCAACCTCGATGCAGCCCCGAATACCTTTATGGTCCTCGAACTGGAAGAAACCGGCATTTTCGAGAAACTGGTCGCCAACTCCAAGCTCGACCTTGTTCTTCTGGATCAGGAGCGGCTCAAGAGCATCTTTCTGGCCACCAGCAACTATCTCCAGGCACTCATCGATGATGTCATCCTGCACTATGTTGATTTTGTCGATCTCTCGCCCTATGAGACCATGGGGCCGGTGGACAGCATGTTTTTCGGCCGTCTCGAAGAAATCAAGACCATGAGGCAATTGTCGCACAAAAGCTTTGCCATTATCGGGTCCCGGCAGCTCGGCAAGACCTCTCTGATGCTGAAAGTCCGTAATCTCATCTGCCACGATACCAAAATCAAGACCCTTTTTCTGGATTGCAGCACCTATTATGATCCTCTTACCCTGTGCCAGGCCATTATCGATGGCATCTGCCATGAACGAAAGGCGGTTATCGACAGCCTGGCTGATTTCAAGAGAATCATTCATGAAATTTGCCAGAAAGAGGTCAAGCTGGCCCTTTTCCTGGATGAAATCGACACCCTCTTGTCTATCGACAAGGAGCAGAATGAATTGCTGTTCAAGACCTTTCGGGCACTGTCACAGGAAAATGCCATCAGCCTGATCGTGGCCGGGTATGAAGAACTGTCCATCAGGACCAAGGACATCAAATCACCCCTGTTCAATTATCTTGAGCTTATCAGGCTTTCTTCACTGGACAAGCGGGCAGCCGCTCAACTGATTACCGAGCCGATCAAGGAGCTGGGGATCCGCCTCCAGGACGAAAAGGCCCTGGTCGAAGAGATCTGCGAGATCAGCTCCTGTTTTCCCAACCTTATCCAGTTCATCTGCAAACGGCTGATCCAACTGATCGCTTCTCAAAAGCGCAGGGTGATCTACCCGACGGATCTGGCCCAGGTAAAGAGGGATCCGGACTTTCAGGATTACCTGCTCAGCAGATTTTTTACCAATCTTACTCCTCTGGGTAAAATCATTACCCTGCTTCTGGCAGGAAGACAGGAGATGCCCGCTTCTTTGATTGATGAAAAGCTGCGGCAAAATAATATCTATTTATCGATGCTGGAATTATCCGAAGAAATTGACCGGCTGATTATTGCCTCGGTTTTTTCCCGGACAAAGCAGGGTCTGCGGTTCAGCCTGCCCTATTTCTCGCAGGTTCTTGCCCAGAACATGGAAAAGGAACTTTTATTGAAACAACTTTTCAGGGAGGTACATAATGGAAAACACGATTCCCTTCAAGTACACCGGTCCGTTGGATCCTGA
- a CDS encoding YqhA family protein: MDNKPGSLTKISTVNEPESPARKDRGTETAGVRFSISSKSIAKKLLRLNMWFIMVGVLVLAIASIVTFTMGIVRFLLFLARDIHWHHFSVPHNFNAVICEILEINLIAVILFISAIGLYLLFWKDIRVPGWLTINDVNQLKEKLVGILITVMGVTFLEHILEWADPQGTLMFGVAIALIITTLVFYIKIMVSEGGEGGNEKNAHHG, from the coding sequence ATGGATAACAAGCCAGGAAGTTTAACCAAAATATCAACGGTTAATGAGCCGGAAAGTCCGGCAAGAAAAGACAGGGGAACAGAAACGGCGGGAGTACGATTCAGCATTTCATCCAAAAGCATAGCCAAAAAGCTGCTGCGCCTGAACATGTGGTTTATCATGGTTGGTGTTCTGGTTTTGGCCATAGCCTCCATTGTTACTTTTACCATGGGCATCGTGCGCTTTCTCCTGTTCCTGGCAAGAGACATCCATTGGCATCATTTTTCGGTGCCGCACAATTTTAATGCCGTGATCTGTGAGATCCTGGAAATCAATTTAATCGCCGTAATCCTTTTTATTTCAGCTATCGGGCTCTATCTTCTCTTTTGGAAAGATATTCGGGTTCCCGGATGGCTGACCATCAACGATGTCAATCAATTGAAGGAGAAACTGGTTGGCATTCTTATTACTGTTATGGGAGTAACCTTTCTCGAACATATCCTGGAATGGGCTGACCCGCAGGGAACGCTTATGTTTGGAGTGGCTATTGCCCTGATCATCACCACGCTGGTATTTTACATCAAAATCATGGTCTCGGAGGGGGGAGAGGGAGGGAATGAAAAGAATGCACACCACGGATAG
- a CDS encoding transposase: protein MPRANRHYLPGYIWHITHRCHEREFLLKFAHDRQSWLKWLFESKKRYGVQILNYIVTSNHIHLLVMDGGCREAIPK from the coding sequence ATGCCAAGAGCGAACAGGCATTATCTGCCAGGTTATATCTGGCATATTACCCACAGGTGCCATGAGAGAGAATTCCTGCTTAAGTTTGCCCACGATCGGCAAAGTTGGCTCAAGTGGCTGTTTGAGTCAAAAAAGCGCTATGGAGTCCAGATATTGAACTACATAGTGACCTCCAATCACATCCACCTGCTGGTGATGGATGGCGGCTGCCGTGAGGCAATACCCAAA